One part of the Trichoplusia ni isolate ovarian cell line Hi5 chromosome 2, tn1, whole genome shotgun sequence genome encodes these proteins:
- the LOC113506605 gene encoding LOW QUALITY PROTEIN: troponin T, skeletal muscle-like (The sequence of the model RefSeq protein was modified relative to this genomic sequence to represent the inferred CDS: inserted 1 base in 1 codon), with protein MSDEEEYSGSEEEEVEEEVQETPAPKPESRPSIAGEGDPEFIKRQDQKRSDLDEQLKDYINEWRKQRAKEEDELKRLKEKQAKRKVSRAEEEKRLAQKKKEEEERRVREIEEKKQRDIEEKRQRLEEAEKKRQAMLQAMKESSKTGPNFTIQKKSDNFGLSNAQLERNKTKEQLEEEKKISLSIRIKPLNIENLSVDKLRQKATELWECIVKLETEKYDLEERQKRQDYDLKELKERQKQQLRHKALKKGLDPEALTGKHPPKIQVASKYERRVDTRSYDDKKKLFEGDLEKLNKDFLEKVWQERADQFGGRQKTRLPKWFGERPGKKKGDTDXPEGEEEVKAELEEDDEPVYEPEPEEEEVVEEEEEEEEEEEEEEEEEEEEEEEE; from the exons ATGTCTGACGAAGAAGAATACTC TGGCTCCGAGGAGGAGGAAGTAGAAGAAGAAGTCCAAGAGAC ACCCGCTCCTAAACCAGA GAGTAGACCATCGATCGC gGGTGAGGGAGACCCAGAATTCATCAAG CGTCAAGACCAGAAGCGGTCGGACTTGGACGAGCAGTTGAAGGATTACATCAACGAATGGCGCAAACAACGGGCCAAGGAGGAAGATGAGCTCAAACGCCTCAAGGAGAAGCAGGCCAAGCGCAAG GTATCTCGCGCTGAAGAAGAGAAGCGCCTCGCCCAGAAGAAGAAGGAGGAGGAAGAAAGGAGAGTTCGCGAGATTGAGGAGAAGAAACAGCGCGACATCGAGGAGAAGAGGCAGCGACTCGAGGAGGCCGAGAAGAAGCGCCAGGCTATGCTCCAGGCCATGAAAGAATCCAGCAAGACCGGACCCAACTTCACCATCCAGAAGAAGAGCGATAAC TTCGGCCTTAGCAACGCTCAACTGGAACGCAACAAGACCAAGGAGCAGCTCGAGGAAGAAAAGAAGATCTCTCTGTCCATCCGCATCAAGCCCCTGAACATTGAGAACCTTTCCGTAGACAAGCTCCGACAGAAAGCCACTGAACTCTGGGAATGCATCGTCAAACTCGAGACCGAGAAATACGATCTTGAGGAGAGGCAAAAGAGGCAGGACTATGAC TTAAAAGAGCTCAAAGAAAGACAGAAGCAACAGTTGAGGCACAAGGCCCTCAAGAAGGGTCTCGACCCCGAAGCACTCACAGGCAAGCACCCG ccCAAAATCCAAGTAGCATCCAAGTACGAGCGACGTGTCGACACAAGGTCCTATGACGACAAAAAGAAGTTGTTCGAGGGT GACCTTGAGAAACTGAACAAGGACTTCCTCGAGAAGGTGTGGCAAGAGAGGGCCGATCAATTCGGCGGCAGGCAGAAGA CGAGACTGCCTAAGTGGTTCGGTGAGAGGCCCGGCAAGAAGAAGGGCGACACCG TCCCCGAGGGTGAGGAGGAAGTGAAGGCCGAGCTCGAGGAGGACGACGAGCCCGTGTACGAGCCCGAGCCCGAGGAGGAGGAGGTCGTTGAGGAAGAGGAGGAGGAAGAGGAAGAGGAGGAAGAAGAGGAGGAGGAGGAGGAAGAAGAGGAGGAAGAGGAATAA
- the LOC113506583 gene encoding helicase POLQ-like, with product MLLYIDLNVLVVCRFSLVFLIMDSNRDSQDTSTPKRRRLGTGRILRQTTPKSQLISNCSPIKRQQMKGGSPVRSFSPLIPCNQVEFRSICDSENSVNSDIPGASDILESSQKIEWESLDVCTSKLNEICEKSSEYLENSEKPEVFEDISNDMFHTKLEQSWLNHVDQKFKENIEESFNIVNQSISNLDDVMDNKSSLFETQDSFLLDIKDEVIQNIIPNVDKCNAEIKVEKGPVSGFYGLPMITKGLFKSYRNIEKFYEWQEECLNLDAIHKRRNLIYALPTSGGKTLVAEVLMLREVLNRKKNALFILPFVAIVQEKIGALSPFAVQLDFLVEEYAAGKGLMPPKKRRRKNSIYIATIEKGLALIRSLIELDRLHEIGLIVVDELHLIGEKYRGGTLETLLSTVLFTEKDIQIVGMSATIGNLHEIAQFLRADVFKREFRPVELTEYVKLGDMLHKIVWGPDGAEIVPERELAFDYSAAAKNVDPDLLGGLVSEVVPKGSCLVFCSTKRNCENVTVLLCKLQRREMMSHRKDERQALEKALKAEGANAELAASVRYGIAFHHAGLASDERTMIEQAYRSGVISVICCTSTLAAGVNLPAQRVIIRAPLVGRDFISLGAYRQMVGRAGRAGVCDTGESIIICGQRDWAQLQAVLRGGLAPARSALRSTAESAGLASAGGGAASLLMSGVALGLATTRPRLRDLLACTLLAVTGDDTSDDIKTICDECLRSLIKSGAVEVVDNKKKNGDVSRVTEGSVHVYNTSELAVSKLGKAAIKGCMDLSTAKQLLLDLELASRGLVLMGTLHLLYLVTPHDAAGVKPDYAHYYSLYCNLDEEGVHTARMLGITEQNAIRMMTGKPIISVPEKVLCRFYLALMLHDLWKQVPFHVVSNKYNIPRGTVQSVMSSASSLAWSAHRFCEELPQLWGFRALLGELAARLLHCAAPDLRALMELPGVRKARALQLLRGGLRRPQDVARARPGALRALLPHLSRAAAATLVTAARLYLIEKVENLRAEAEDVMDELNN from the exons ATGTTATTATATATAGACTTAAATGTGTTGGTGGTATGTAGGTTTTCGTTAGTATTTTTAATCATGGATTCTAATCGTGATAGTCAAGATACTTCGACTCCTAAACGTCGACGACTGGGAACTGGAAGAATTTTACGACAAACTACACCTAAAAGTCAGCTAATTTCAAACTGCAGTCCAATAAAACGTCAACAAATGAAAGGAGGTTCTCCAGTCAGAAGTTTCTCGCCCCTTATACCGTGCAATCAAGTTGAATTCCGGAGTATCTGCGATTCAGAAAACAGTGTGAATAGTGATATTCCAGGTGCCTCTGATATCCTAGAGAGTTCACAAAAAATAGAATGGGAATCTTTAGATGTGTGCACGAGTAAACTCAACGAAATCTGCGAAAAATCCAGTGAATACTTGGAAAACTCTGAGAAACCGGAGGTCTTTGAAGACATTTCGAATGACATGTTCCATACTAAGTTAGAGCAATCTTGGCTGAATCATGTGGatcaaaaatttaaagaaaatatagaagaGAGTTTTAATATCGTAAATCAATCAATAAGTAATCTTGATGATGTGATGGACAATAAAAGTTCACTTTTTGAAACTCAAGACTCATTTTTACTTGATATTAAAGATGaagtaatacaaaatataatacctaaTGTAGATAAGTGTAATGCGGAAATCAAAGTAGAAAAAGGACCAGTCAGTGGTTTTTATGGTCTGCCTATGATAACCAAGGGTTTGTTTAAATCGTACCGGAACATTGAAAAGTTTTATG AATGGCAAGAAGAATGTTTGAACTTAGATGCAATACATAAAAGGCGGAATTTAATATATGCTTTACCAACAAGTGGAGGGAAGACACTGGTAGCTGAAGTACTAATGTTGAGAGAAGTGCTCAACAGGAAGAAGAATGCATTGTTTATATTGCCTTTTGTTGCTATTGTACAGGAAAAG ATTGGGGCCTTGTCACCATTTGCAGTTCAGCTAGACTTTCTTGTGGAAGAATATGCAGCTGGCAAGGGTCTGATGCCTCCTAAAAAGAGGCGGCGAAAGAACAGTATTTACATAGCTACTATAGAGAAAGGCTTGGCTTTAATCAGGAGTTTGATTGAGCTTGATAGACTCCATGAGATTGGCTTAATTGTA GTGGATGAATTGCATTTAATTGGTGAAAAGTATCGAGGAGGCACTCTTGAAACATTATTATCAACAGTATTGTTTACCGAAA AAGACATCCAAATAGTAGGCATGAGCGCAACCATCGGCAACCTGCACGAGATCGCTCAGTTCCTGAGGGCGGACGTGTTCAAGCGGGAGTTCCGGCCCGTCGAACTGACCGAGTATGTGAAGCTTGGTGATATGCTGCATAAGATTGTGTGGGGACCTGATGGGGCGGAGATCGTGCCGGAGAGGGAACTGGCTTTTGAT tACTCTGCTGCTGCCAAAAACGTGGATCCAGATTTACTTGGCGGCCTGGTCTCCGAAGTAGTTCCCAAAGGAAGCTGTCTGGTGTTCTGCTCTACGAAGCGCAACTGCGAAAATGTTACCGTTCTTCTATGCAAGCTACAAAGACG AGAAATGATGAGCCACCGGAAAGATGAGCGTCAAGCGCTGGAAAAGGCGTTGAAAGCTGAGGGAGCTAACGCGGAACTAGCGGCTTCGGTCCGCTATGGCATCGCCTTCCATCACGCCGGCCTTGCTAGCGACGAGCGCACGATGATTGAACAGGCTTATAG GTCTGGTGTAATATCAGTGATCTGCTGTACTTCGACGTTGGCCGCCGGCGTGAACCTGCCGGCGCAGCGCGTGATCATCCGCGCGCCGCTGGTGGGGCGCGACTTCATCTCGCTGGGCGCCTACCGCCAGATGGTGGGCCGGGCGGGCCGCGCCGGCGTCTGCGATACTG GTGAGAGCATAATCATTTGCGGGCAGCGAGACTGGGCACAACTGCAGGCAGTTCTCCGCGGGGGCCTGGCTCCGGCTCGCAGTGCGCTGCGCAGTACTGCGGAGAGCGCGGGGCTGGccagcgcgggcggcggcgcggcgtccTTGCTCATGAGTGGGGTGGCCTTGGGCCTGGCCACTACTAGGCCAAGGCTGAGAGACCTGCTGGCCTGCACGCTGCTCGCTGTCACCGGGGACGATAC GTCTGACGATATAAAAACCATATGTGATGAATGTCTCCGTTCTCTTATAAAATCTGGTGCTGTTGAAGTAGTCgataataaaaagaagaatgGTGATGTGTCACGAGTTACGGAAGGCAGTGTCCATGTGTACAATACTAGCGAACTAGCCGTTAGTAAACTAGGAAAAGCTGCTATAAAAG GTTGTATGGACCTGTCTACAGCAAAGCAATTGCTGTTGGACCTCGAGCTGGCCTCACGCGGGCTGGTGTTGATGGGCACGCTGCACCTGCTCTACCTGGTCACACCGCACGACGCCGCCGGGGTCAAGCCAGACTACGCACATTATTATTCCTTG TATTGTAATCTGGACGAGGAAGGAGTTCACACGGCGAGAATGTTGGGCATCACCGAACAAAACGCAATAAGGATGATGACTGGAAAACCTATCATC aGTGTGCCAGAAAAAGTGCTTTGTAGGTTTTACTTGGCCTTAATGTTACATGACTTATGGAAGCAAGTACCATTCCATGTCGTTTCTAATAA ATACAACATCCCGCGCGGCACAGTGCAGTCCGTGATGTCGTCGGCGTCGTCGCTGGCGTGGAGCGCGCACCGCTTCTGCGAGGAGCTGCCGCAGCTGTGGGGCTTCCGCGCGCTGCTGGGCGAGCTGGCCGCGCGTCTGCTGCACTGCGCCGCGCCCGACCTGCGCGCGCTCATGGAGCTGCCCGGCGTGCGGAAG GCTCGCGCGCTGCAGCTACTGCGCGGCGGGCTGCGGCGGCCGCAGGACGTGGCGCGCGCGCGGCCGGGCGCGCTGCGGGCGCTGCTGCCGCACCTgtcgcgcgccgccgccgccacgctCGTCACGGCCGCCAGG TTGTATCTTATAGAGAAAGTGGAGAATCTACGTGCTGAAGCAGAAGACGTCATGGATGAATTAAATAACtga
- the LOC113506594 gene encoding ribosomal RNA-processing protein 8: protein MFEVPAWGDDVPKSDAKFMRKAKKKDKKPTEQETKAPKVEKINRIPTNNLTNGPRKRKLENKRPDPKKKDKITNNKKQKLHNTNKKVQSKGRPQCDPIPDTQNFDEVLLNAKKKKFNESIKNDDQEDLLFSEKKQKKIKKKIVNQNSISLNSIQVENNNIVKKKVSNKLNGVVKTEPINAKKAKLKALLENKSMRSHIDITKTSNSLRQRMLERFKAAQFRFLNEKLYTTSGSEAQKLFSNDPAAFKTYHQGYQLQVKKWPVKPLDVIVKRIMKMPKTSLIADMGCGEAALSRRVPQRVRSFDLLAAAPGVEACDMARTPLLAAAVDVAVYCLALMGTDLTQYLIEANRVLKMGGHLLIAEVESRFDKVETFTSDVERLGFKLKQLDKNNDVFFFMEFIKVRDPPVKKAKLPAITLKPCLYKRR, encoded by the exons atgtttgaagTACCAGCCTGGGGGGATGATGTCCCAAAGAGCGATGCTAAATTCATGCGAAAAGCAAAG AAAAAAGACAAGAAACCAACAGAACAAGAAACAAAAGCCCCAAAGGTTGAAAAGATTAATAGAATCCCTACCAATAATCTCACCAATGGACCAAGAAAACGTAAACTTGAGAACAAAAGACctgatccaaaaaaaaaagataaaatcacaaataacaaaaagcaaaaactacataatacaaacaaaaaggtACAATCAAAAGGGCGTCCACAATGTGACCCAATCCCAGACACACAAAACTTTGATGAAGTCTTATTAAATgctaaaaaaaagaagtttaatgAAAGCATTAAGAATGATGATCAAGAAGACTTGTTGTtttcagagaagaaacaaaagaaaatcaagaaaaaaatagtcaatCAAAATAGCATCAGTTTAAATAGTATACAAGTAGAAAACaacaatattgtaaagaaaaaggtTAGCAATAAGTTAAATGGCGTAGTAAAAACAGAACCTATTAATGCAAAGAAAGCAAAACTGAAAGCTcttcttgaaaataaaagtatgagAAGCCATATTGATATAACTAAAACAAGTAATAGTCTTAGACAAAGGATGTTAGAGAGGTTTAAAG CTGCTCAGTTTAGGTTCTTGAATGAAAAGTTGTATACAACCTCAGGATCTGAAGCACAGAAGTTGTTCAGTAATGACCCAGCGGCTTTTAAAACATATCACCAGGGCTACCAGCTGCAAGTCAAGAAGTGGCCTGTCAAACCACTAGATGTTATTGTTAAGagaattatgaaaat GCCAAAAACAAGCCTGATAGCGGACATGGGTTGCGGCGAGGCGGCGTTGTCCCGGCGCGTGCCGCAGCGGGTGCGGTCGTTCGACCTGCTGGCGGCCGCGCCCGGCGTGGAGGCCTGCGACATGGCGCGCACGCCGCTGCTGGCCGCCGCTGTCGATGTGGCCGTCTACTGCCTCGCGCTCATGGGGACCGACCTCACTCAGTATCTCATTGAAGCTAACAGAGTCCTCAAAATGGG CGGTCACCTCCTTATAGCTGAAGTGGAGAGTCGCTTTGACAAAGTTGAGACCTTCACCAGCGACGTAGAAAGACTCGGCTTCAAGCTGAAGCAACTCGATAAGAACAATGATGTGTTCTTTTTCATGGAGTTCATTAAGGTCAGAGACCCGCCAGTCAAGAAGGCCAAGCTGCCGGCGATCACGCTCAAACCGTGCTTGTATAAACGACGATAA